A window from Heteronotia binoei isolate CCM8104 ecotype False Entrance Well chromosome 15, APGP_CSIRO_Hbin_v1, whole genome shotgun sequence encodes these proteins:
- the LOC132583058 gene encoding olfactory receptor 10G6-like, whose product MVDAAKKECENATTVFENFELLGFPYPEDLKFLFVFFFLLMYILSLSGNSLILLVVAQEPQLHKPMYWFLCHLSMMDMMVSSVTLPKLITWLVMDNGVISFAGCVTQLFFFHFLGCTECFLYTVMALDRFIAICKPLHYGTIMTYQVSFCLAVGSWFGGSIHGAIHSSLTSHLPYGWRNQVNYVLCDIPALLKLACADTSLNEMVTLIDIGFVAMACFLLIVTSYIYIVSAILRIPTSKGRRRAFSTCTAHITLVVIYYVPVVYNYVRPPSQDSFDGVVVMFYAAATPFLNPLIYTLRNKEMKDGVHKLCRQPSFAPPPWPDAHLAGPATGPGGGEHSRASGCRQRPAHCSLSAQRLQKQRAAAEEAHTRASLPPSGDSRRSTTRARKSPQPAGLRREGKLRGRHQTEKGSERECPAPAHPSGARPRSAANPARGPLALGSSCLGQYDSRNQRIDSECQAENPEIQLFSYKVIFHL is encoded by the exons ATGGTCGATGCTGCCAAAAAGGAGTGTGAAAATGCAACAACAGTGTTTGAGAACTTTGAACTTTTGGGATTCCCCTACCCTGAAGACCTGAAATTCctgtttgtcttcttcttcctcctcatgtATATACTGTCCCTTTCGGGCAATAGCTTGATCCTCTTAGTGGTGGCTCAGGAACCTCAGTTGCACAAGCCAATGTACTGGTTCCTCTGTCACTTGTCCATGATGGACATGATGGTTTCCTCTGTGACGTTGCCCAAACTGATCACATGGCTGGTAATGGACAATGGGGTCATCTCCTTTGCAGGCTGCGTCACCCAGCttttcttcttccacttcctGGGCTGCACGGAATGCTTCCTGTACACCGTGATGGCCCTTGACCGCTTCATAGCCATCTGTAAACCCCTGCACTATGGCACTATCATGACCTACCAAGTTTCCTTCTGCCTTGCAGTTGGTTCCTGGTTTGGAGGTTCCATCCACGGTGCGATACATTCCTCCCTTACCTCCCACTTGCCATATGGATGGAGAAACCAGGTGAACTATGTATTATGTGACATCCCTGCTTTGCTGAAGTTGGCCTGTGCAGACACATCCCTCAACGAGATGGTGACCTTGATTGACATTGGGTTTGTAGCTATGGCCTGTTTCCTCTTGATTGTGACATCCTATATATATATTGTCTCTGCCATCCTGAGGATTCCCACTTCTAAAGGGAGACGGCGtgccttctccacttgcactgcCCACATCACCTTGGTGGTAATATATTATGTTCCTGTGGTATACAACTATGTGCGTCCACCATCTCAGGACTCCTTTGATGGAGTGGTGGTCATGTTCTATGCTGCAGCGACTCCCTTCTTAAATCCCCTCATATACACACTGAGGAATAAGGAGATGAAAGATGGCGTACATAAATTATGCAG GCAGCCTTCCTTTGCCCCACCGCCCTGGCCAGATGCCCACctggctgggcctgccactggccCGGGGGGGGGAGAACACAGCCGGGCAAGCGGCTGCAGGCAAAGACCTGCCCACTGCTCTCTGTCTGCGCAGCGCCTGCAAAAGCAAAGGGCCgccgcagaagaggcccacacgcgtgcttccctccctccctccggggaCAGTCGGCGCTCCACCACCAGggcgcggaagagcccccagccagccggGCTGAGACGGGAAGGGAAGCTGCGTGGCCGCCACCAGACagaaaagggctccgagaggGAGTGCCCAGCTCCAGCCCACCCCTCCGGCGCAAGACCTCGGTcggcagccaacccagccagaggcccacTCGCGCTCGGCTCGTCTTGTCTCGGGCAG
- the LOC132583056 gene encoding olfactory receptor 10G6-like: MECENATNTPNNFELLGFTYPKDLKFLLLFFFLLMYILSLSGNGLIILLVALEPGLRKPMYWFLCHLSIIDMMISSVVVPKLIQWLVNGNGVISYAGCVSQLFFFNVLGCAECLLYTVMALDRFVAICKPLHYGTLMNHRVCICLAASAWFGGSLHSVIQTSLTFRLPFGRGMLVSYIFCDIPALLKLACADTSLIETLSLLDPGILAMTCFLLILTSYVYIIFAILKIPSSKGRHRAVSTCTAHVTLVLIYYIPVLYNYLRPASQDSFDGVVGMFYTAVTPFLNPLIYTLRNKEMKDGLWKLCRRMFC; the protein is encoded by the coding sequence ATGGAGTGTGAAAATGCAACAAATACGCCTAATAACTTTGAACTTTTAGGATTCACGTACCCCAAGGACCTTAAATTCCTgttgctcttcttcttcctcctcatgtATATTCTGTCCCTTTCTGGAAATGGCTTGATCATTTTACTCGTAGCGCTGGAGCCTGGTTTGCGCAAGCCAATGTACTGGTTCCTCTGCCACCTGTCTATCATAGACATGATGATCTCCTCTGTGGTGGTACCCAAACTGATCCAATGGCTGGTAAATGGCAATGGGGTGATCTCCTATGCAGGCTGTGTATCCCAACTCTTCTTTTTCAACGTCCTGGGCTGTGCGGAATGCCTCTTGTACACCGTGATGGCCCTGGACCGCTTTGTGGCCATCTGCAAGCCGCTGCACTACGGCACTCTCATGAACCACCGAGTTTGCATCTGTCTGGCTGCTAgcgcctggtttggaggctccctGCACTCCGTGATACAGACCTCCCTTACTTTTCGCTTGCCGTTTGGCCGAGGGATGCTGGTGTCCTACATTTTTTGTGACATCCCAGCTCTGCTGAAGCTGGCCTGTGCAGACACGTCCCTCATTGAGACGTTGTCATTGTTGGACCCTGGAATTCTAGCCATGACATGCTTCCTCTTGATTTTGACATCCTATGTATATATTATCTTTGCCATCCTGAAGATTCCCAGCTCTAAAGGGAGACACCGTGCGGTCTCCACTTGTACAGCTCACGTCACCTTGGTGCTGATATATTACATTCCTGTGCTTTATAACTACCTGCGGCCAGCATCTCAGGACTCCTTTGATGGAGTGGTAGGCATGTTCTACACTGCAGTGACTCCTTTCTTAAACCCTCTCATATACACGCTGAGGAACAAAGAGATGAAAGACGGCCTGTGGAAACTCTGCCGTAGGATGTTTTGCTGA